The segment GCGAGTTCGGACGCGATGTCGAGAAGGATCACCGTATCGGGCTCCACGCCCGCCGACGCCCATCGGGAGAGATCAGCGAGTTCCTTCGGATCGAGCCCGCGCCCGTACCCCTGATAGGAGACGGTGCTGCCCGAGAAGCGATCACACACGACGTCGCGTCCTGATGAAAGTGCGGGCTCGATCACTTCGGCAACATGCTGGGCACGCGCAGCGAGCAGCACCAGGACCTCGGTTCGGTCCGCGAGCCGTTCGGCGGAGAGGTCGAGCACCAGGGCGCGCAGCCGCTCCCCTGTCGCGGTCCCGCCGGGCTCCCGGGTGAGCACGGCACCTAGGCGCGACGCGAGGATGGCGGCCTGGGTGGACTTCCCGCTTCCCTCGCCACCCTCGAAAACGATGAAACGTCCTCTCTGGTCGCGCACGAGGCTCTCGTCGGTCAGCTCCCCGCCTGCCTTGTCGACGTTTGCTTCTTGGCGCCAGCCTTCTTTGTCGAGCCCGCCTTCTTCGTCGATGCAGCCTTCTTCGTCGATGCAGCCTTCTTCGTCGAGCCGCTCGCCTTTCTGCCTCGACCGGGCCTGGGGGGAGCGCTGCGTCGCTCGGCGAGAAGCTCCTGGGCCCTTTCTGGCGTCATGCCCTCCACCGTGTCGCCCTTGCGGAGAGACGCGTTCGTGGTTCCGTCGGTCACATACGGACCGAAGCGGCCTTCTTTCAGAACAATCGGAGTTCCGGTCGCCGGGTCGGTTCCAAGCTCCCGGAGGGGGGCAGCGCCTGCAGCACGTCCGCGACGAGTTTTGGGTTGCGCGAACAGGGCCAGCGCCTCGTCGAGCGTGACGGAGAACAGACGGTCCTCCGACTCGAGAGATCTGGTGTCCTTGTCCTTCTTGAGATACGGGCCGTAGCGCCCGTTGCTGGCGACTATCTCCTGTCCATCCGCTGGGTCGACTCCGACAACTCGCGGCAGCGTCAGCAGGCGAAGCGCGTCGTCGAGAGAGATAGTCGTGGGATCCATGGTCTTGAACAAAGACGCCGTC is part of the Acidimicrobiales bacterium genome and harbors:
- the tmk gene encoding dTMP kinase, with the protein product MRDQRGRFIVFEGGEGSGKSTQAAILASRLGAVLTREPGGTATGERLRALVLDLSAERLADRTEVLVLLAARAQHVAEVIEPALSSGRDVVCDRFSGSTVSYQGYGRGLDPKELADLSRWASAGVEPDTVILLDIASELAESRLAERGSPDRMEAEGAEFFSRVRDGYESQALADPRWRVVDGSGSIDEVAARVWKAVQGGA